In the genome of Candidatus Hydrogenedentota bacterium, the window GGCTTCCCCCCCATTTTCAGGGAAGACCATGAGGCCGACGGTGCGGTTGCCGTCCAGGCCGGTTTGCGCCAGCAGGTCCGCGAACGTGCGAACGCCCGGGAGACCGATCTCCCCCGCGATCATCTCCGTAAACTTGTTCGCCGTGAATTCCATGCCTGTCAGGGCGGAGATCCCCTGTATCGTCCGGGCCGCGGCACAGCGCTCGACCAAGCCGTGCACGGATTCGAGCGACGGCGCCGCCACGCCTATCGCGCCGCCATTGAAGGCCACGGCCAAGATGTCGCGCACGGTCCAGCCGGCGGTGTGTGCGTCAGCTACGGCAGGCGGCGCTTCTATCGGCGGCTCTGCTGGTTCGCGGGAACAGGATATGCAGAAAGACACCGCGGCGGAACTGAACGCGAGAAGAAGAAACGAAACGCGGGAACGCATGATGAAACCCCTCCCATCGCATGGAATCCACAGAGAGTCATCATCCGCGAAAGGCGTTCTGCGTGTCAAACGGCCCGGCGGCGCCGGGCCGGCTCACGGAGACTACTCGGACGCGGCGTCCTCTTTGCCCGCGGCGAGTTCAACGGCTTCGCGACCGCCAAGCTGCTTCGCCTTGACGCGGGCGGCCTTGCCGACGCGGTTGCGCAGGAAGTAAAGTTTCGCGCGGCGGACCTTGCCCTCGCGCGTTACCTCGACTTTCTCGACGCGGGGCGAATGCAGCGGGAACACGCGCTCGACGCCCTCGCCGAAAGCGACGCGACGGACGGTGAACGTGGCGTTGGGGCCTTCGCCGCCCTTGCGGCCGATGCAGACGCCTTCGTAGGCCTGAATGCGTTCTTTATCACCTTCCACAACGCGAAAATGGACACGGACCGTGTCCCCCACGCGGAATTGCGGCAGGTTCTCCCTGCTTTTCATCTGTTTTGCGTTCAGTTCTTGAATCAGCGGATTCACGGCTCGTTCTCCCTTTCCGCGGCTGGCGTCTCGCGTTCTATTTCGGCCAACAGCGGTTTATCTTGCTCCGTACAATGCTGCAACAAATCCGGACGCCGCTCGCGCGTCGCCCGCAATGCTTCTTTTCTGCGCCACCGGCGGATGGCCCCGTGATTGCCCTCACGCAGCACCGCCGGCACTTCCATCCCGCGAAACTCGGGCGGGCGCGTGTATTGGGGCGCTCCCAGGATACCCTCATAGAAGGAATCGGTCTCTACCGATTCCCAGTCGCCCACCACGCCCGGGACCATCCGGCTGATCGCCTCGATCAGCACCATTGCGGGCAGTTCGCCGCCGCTCAGCACATAGTCGCCTATCGAGATCTCGTCGGTGACCAGCGCCTGCGACACGCGCTCGTCCACGCCTTCGTATCGCGCGCAGACGAGCGCCAAATCGGGCGCCGCGGCCAGCGCGCGAACGGTCTGCTGGTCGAGCCGCCGCCCGCGCGGCGACAACAGGATGACCCGTTCGAGCGAATTCTTGTCTCTTAAACTTTCCACCGCCGCAAAGAGCGGCTCGCACTTCATCACCATGCCCGCACCGCCGCCGTAGGGCGCATCGTCCACCGACTTGTGGCGGTCCGCCGCAAAGGCCCGGATGTTCGTGAGGACTACCTCAATAAGGTCCTCTTCGATGGCCTTGCCGAGCAGGCTCGCCCGCAAGGGCCCCTCGAACATCTCGGGAAACAATGTGAGGACGTCAATCCTCATGCTTCCACCGCGTACGGCCCAATATCGCCGAGCCGAAGCGTCTCCTCGTCCAAATCGACCTCTTTCACCACCTCCGGTATCGCCGGCAGCAAGAACCGCGTGCCGTCCGGCCGCTGCACCACGAAAGCCGCGTTGGCCGGCGTTTCGTAGGCGCCTGTCACCTTGCCGAGCACCGCGCCGTCCGCGCCGGTGACCCGGAATCCGTTCAGCGCCGCCACATCCAAGTCCGCGCTGGCTGTCGGCGCGACCTCGCCCGGCGCCGCCACCACCGCGGCGCCTTTCATGCGCCCGATGGCGTCGCGCGGCACGCCCGCGGCCAACGCCGCGATGACATCGTCACCATGCCGCCGCGTTTTTTCCACGCGGCACCGCATCTCTGCATGGCCCGGCGGCACGACCCGCAACGAGGCCAATGCCTGGAATGCCTCCGTGTAGCCCGCGGCGGGGCGGATGCGCAGTTCGCGGCGGCCCGGGGCGACCGAGCGCACGCGGCCGATCTCGACCCGGTCCGGCGGCACCGCGGCGTACTACTCGACGATATCGAGCACCGCGCGCACGTCGGCCTTCGCGGCGGCGGCGCCCACGAGGGTGCGCAGCGCCTTCGCCGTATGGCCTTCCTTGCCGATAATACGGCCCATGTCTTCGTTGTGCACGCGCAACTCGTAATGCTGGCCGTCTTCCGCGTCGATACAGCGCACCACGACATCTTCCGGGTGCTCGACGAGCTTCTTGGCTACAAATTCAATCAAGTCTTTCACGGCTTATTCCGAAGCCTCTTCCGCGGCCTCTTCCGTTGCCGCTGCTTCCGCGCTTTCCTGTCTGGGCGGCGGCGGCGCGTTGTAACCCTTGTCTTCGACGGCGCCGCCTTTATGCAGGGCCATCGCCTCCTCGGGCACGGTGCCTTCGCGCAGGTGCTTGAGCACGCCGAGCCGCGACAGGATGGACCGTGCCGTGTCGGACATCTGGGCGCCGTGGCGCAGCCAGTCCAGCGCTTTGCCCGCGTCGACGCGGCAGATAGGCTCGGGCCGCGCACAGGGGTGATACACGCCCAGCGTGTCTACTTCTTTCCCGCCGCGGCGCGTGCGCGAGTCCATGACCACCAGCCGGTAATAGGGGCTGTGGGTGCGTCCGCCGCGTTTACAACGAATGACAGTTGGCATTGGTTCAAGTCCCTTCCTTCAAGTCTCGTTATCCGAACAGGGGCCGCATGCCTCTGGGCCCGCGCCCTTTTGGCCCTTTCATCATCTGTTTCATCATCTTCTTCATCTTCTCGAAATCGCGCAACAGCGCGTTGATCTCCTGCACCGAGGTGCCGCTGCCCGCGGCGATCCGCCGCCGCCGGCTCCCGTTCAGCAGTTTCGGGTTGCGCCGTTCGTGGGGCGTCATCGAGTAGATGATCGCCTCGACGTACTTGATCTCGTCGCCGGCGGCATCTTCCATGCCCGCGGGCATCATCTTGTTGATGCCGGGAATCTTCTTGATCAAGTCGCCCATGTTGCCCAGCTTCTTCATCTGCTGAATCTGAGCGAGGAAATCCTCGAGGTCGAATTTCTCCTTGCGAATACGCTCCTGCAGCCGCGCCGCCTGGTCGCGGTCCGAAACCGCCTGCGCCTTCTCGACCAGCGAAACGACGTCGCCCATGCCGAGGATCTGGTCGGCCATGCGCCGCGGGTGAAACGCGTCGAGCGCTTCGAGCCGCTCGCCCGTGCCCACGAATTTGACCGGGCAGCCGGTCACCTCGATCAGGCTGATCGCCGCGCCGCCGCGCGCGTCACCGTCCATCTGCGTCAGGATCACGCCCGTCAGCGGCAGGTTGTCGTGAAACTCCTTCGCCGATCGAACCGCGTCCTGGCCGGTCTGCGCATTGGCGACAAAGAGAATCTCGTCCGGGCGCGTCTGGTTGGCGATAGCGCGCACTTCGGCCATCATCTGCTCGTCCACGTGCAGGCGGCCCGCCGTGTCCAGGATGATGTGGTCGCAGCCACGAAGCTGCGCCTCGCCGCGCGCCATGACGCAAATATCGATAGGGTTCGCCGACGCGCCGAGGCTGAAACACTCGACGCCCGCTTTCTCCGCCACGACCTCGAGCTGCCGCACCGCCGCGGGCCGGTATACGTCGGCCGCCACGAGCAGCGGCGCATGGCCGGTGCGCTTGAGCATCATGGCGAGCTTGCCGGCGGTGGTCGTCTTGCCTTGCCCTTGCAGGCCGACCATCATGATGGTCGTGGGCGGGGTGGCCGCCTTGCGCAACGGCTCGTGCTTCTCGCCCATGATCTTGACCAGTTCGTCATGGACGATTTTGACAATCTGCTGGGTCGGGTTGACCTTGTCCAGAACCCGCTGGCCGCCGGCCTCTTCCTGCACATCGCTGATGAACTTCTTGACGACCTTGAAGTTCACGTCGGCCTCGAGCAGCGCGAGACGGATCTGCTCCAACCCTTCCTGCATATTCGCCTCGGTCAGGTAACCCTGGCCGCGAATGTGCTTGAAAGCGCGCTCGAGTTTTTGTGTCAGCGTTTCAAACATGCATACACACTTGTTACGTCAAACGCGCCTGCCCGCCAGACACGGATGACGCGCCCGTAGTTTTCACACGGAGATAGGGGCCACTAGTGGGGAATAAGGCCCCGGACCGAAAAGGAAGAATAGCATATAAACAGCGGGTGATGCAAGGCTTACGCGAAAACTGGGTGCGCCCGCACCTGTGGCCCGGGGCAATAACCGCCATGTTTGCCGCTGACGCGATGACAAGAGACGGCGCGGGGCGGCGGATATACCTCCGGGCAGCCGCAAAGCAACAGGTCCGGCGGCCAGTCCACCGCTATCCGCCGCACCACCTGCTCCGCGGTTTCATCGGACGTAAACAAGTAGTCGGCGTCGCCCGACATTGCCAGCAGGCGCACTTCGTGGCCGCACTTCGAGCGATACAGATTCAAGTGCGCGCGGTCGCCCCATAAAGCGATGCCCATGGCCAGCACGTTCATGACGGCCCTCACCCGCCCGCCGCGGGGTCCCCGGTCTTCACCGCAAGCGACACAGACTGGCTCGTCCGGTAAAGCTGGTATTCCGTGTCATTCAGCGGGCCGACCTGGACGCGCCCCGACCCGATCCAGGCGTCTGCGTCGCGCGGCATACGCTCCGGCGGGGCCAGCACAAGGCTCGACAGTGAGCGCACCTCGAACCGCGCCGCGCTTAGCGTCTCGGCCACCTCGACACCTGTGAAGAAACGCACGTGACTACGCGCGAGGATGCCTTCTTCCGCATACGACCAGCGCGCGTCCGCCAACATGAAGACAGT includes:
- the trmD gene encoding tRNA (guanosine(37)-N1)-methyltransferase TrmD, which produces MRIDVLTLFPEMFEGPLRASLLGKAIEEDLIEVVLTNIRAFAADRHKSVDDAPYGGGAGMVMKCEPLFAAVESLRDKNSLERVILLSPRGRRLDQQTVRALAAAPDLALVCARYEGVDERVSQALVTDEISIGDYVLSGGELPAMVLIEAISRMVPGVVGDWESVETDSFYEGILGAPQYTRPPEFRGMEVPAVLREGNHGAIRRWRRKEALRATRERRPDLLQHCTEQDKPLLAEIERETPAAERENEP
- a CDS encoding KH domain-containing protein; the protein is MKDLIEFVAKKLVEHPEDVVVRCIDAEDGQHYELRVHNEDMGRIIGKEGHTAKALRTLVGAAAAKADVRAVLDIVE
- the rpsP gene encoding 30S ribosomal protein S16; the encoded protein is MPTVIRCKRGGRTHSPYYRLVVMDSRTRRGGKEVDTLGVYHPCARPEPICRVDAGKALDWLRHGAQMSDTARSILSRLGVLKHLREGTVPEEAMALHKGGAVEDKGYNAPPPPRQESAEAAATEEAAEEASE
- the ffh gene encoding signal recognition particle protein; the protein is MFETLTQKLERAFKHIRGQGYLTEANMQEGLEQIRLALLEADVNFKVVKKFISDVQEEAGGQRVLDKVNPTQQIVKIVHDELVKIMGEKHEPLRKAATPPTTIMMVGLQGQGKTTTAGKLAMMLKRTGHAPLLVAADVYRPAAVRQLEVVAEKAGVECFSLGASANPIDICVMARGEAQLRGCDHIILDTAGRLHVDEQMMAEVRAIANQTRPDEILFVANAQTGQDAVRSAKEFHDNLPLTGVILTQMDGDARGGAAISLIEVTGCPVKFVGTGERLEALDAFHPRRMADQILGMGDVVSLVEKAQAVSDRDQAARLQERIRKEKFDLEDFLAQIQQMKKLGNMGDLIKKIPGINKMMPAGMEDAAGDEIKYVEAIIYSMTPHERRNPKLLNGSRRRRIAAGSGTSVQEINALLRDFEKMKKMMKQMMKGPKGRGPRGMRPLFG
- the rplS gene encoding 50S ribosomal protein L19; protein product: MNPLIQELNAKQMKSRENLPQFRVGDTVRVHFRVVEGDKERIQAYEGVCIGRKGGEGPNATFTVRRVAFGEGVERVFPLHSPRVEKVEVTREGKVRRAKLYFLRNRVGKAARVKAKQLGGREAVELAAGKEDAASE